A single Stutzerimonas stutzeri DNA region contains:
- a CDS encoding DegT/DnrJ/EryC1/StrS family aminotransferase: MIEFIDLKTQQARIKDKIDAGIQQVLAHGQYILGPEVAELEERLAAFVGAKYCITCANGTDALQIVQMAYGIGPGDEVITPGFTYIATAETVALLGAKPVYVDIEPRTYNLDPQLLEAAITPRTKAIIPVSLYGQCADFDAINAIAKRYGIPVIEDAAQSFGASYKGKRSCNLTTIACTSFFPSKPLGCYGDGGAIFTNDEELAKVIRQIARHGQDRRYHHIRVGVNSRLDTLQAAVLLPKLEIFAEEIELRNRVAQRYTELLNGAGITSTPFVESHNLSAWAQYTVRVENRDQVQKQLKHAGVPTAVHYPTPLNKQPAVADGNARLPVGDGVAEQVISLPMHPYIEEADIQMVVGALHGA, encoded by the coding sequence ATGATTGAATTCATCGACCTTAAGACTCAGCAAGCACGCATCAAGGATAAGATCGACGCAGGTATCCAGCAGGTGCTTGCCCACGGCCAATATATTCTTGGCCCGGAGGTCGCGGAGCTGGAAGAAAGGCTGGCAGCTTTCGTTGGCGCTAAATATTGCATTACGTGCGCCAACGGCACCGATGCGTTGCAAATTGTTCAAATGGCGTATGGAATTGGGCCGGGGGATGAAGTCATCACGCCTGGCTTTACCTACATTGCTACCGCTGAAACCGTAGCCTTGCTGGGCGCGAAGCCGGTGTATGTGGATATTGAGCCACGAACCTACAACCTTGACCCGCAACTGCTGGAAGCCGCTATTACGCCGCGTACCAAAGCGATTATTCCAGTATCGCTGTATGGTCAATGTGCGGACTTTGATGCAATCAACGCCATCGCAAAAAGATACGGTATTCCGGTTATCGAAGACGCTGCGCAGAGCTTTGGTGCCAGCTATAAGGGCAAACGCTCCTGCAATTTGACGACTATCGCCTGTACCAGCTTCTTTCCCAGCAAGCCGCTCGGCTGCTATGGCGACGGTGGCGCCATCTTTACAAACGATGAAGAATTGGCAAAAGTTATCCGCCAAATCGCCCGGCATGGTCAGGATCGTCGCTACCACCACATTCGGGTGGGTGTGAATAGCCGGCTAGATACGTTGCAAGCGGCCGTTCTGCTACCGAAGCTGGAAATATTTGCAGAAGAAATCGAACTTCGTAATCGCGTAGCCCAACGCTATACCGAACTGTTGAACGGAGCCGGTATCACGAGCACCCCATTTGTCGAGTCGCATAATCTTTCTGCGTGGGCGCAATACACCGTTCGGGTTGAAAACCGTGATCAAGTTCAGAAGCAGTTGAAACACGCCGGTGTTCCCACCGCAGTGCATTATCCGACGCCGTTGAACAAACAGCCTGCTGTAGCTGATGGTAATGCACGTTTGCCGGTAGGGGACGGGGTGGCGGAACAGGTGATTAGCCTGCCTATGCATCCCTATATCGAAGAAGCAGATATCCAAATGGTGGTCGGAGCGCTACATGGAGCCTAG
- a CDS encoding glycosyltransferase produces the protein MEPREDRHSNKRTHVLVLPSWYPSCIGDINGSFFREQALSLSKRGYQVGVIYPQVQPLWKWKEAITVKYGFECSDDGGVKTYRWRFLNYTPRVHSINKRKYVNAGLKLFDKYVQENGCPDILHVHSLINAGFLAYAIHKKYNVPYVVTEHSTAFARNLVGARTKKDLGKIVEVSKKNIAVSNEFKSLLERELAHSEWVSVPNIVADDFLASPMNEETSSDFKFINVCFLTEKKKVDILIRAFSKSFKKNKNIKLEIGGDGPCLPELKKLAEQEGIADQVSFLGMLQRHEVLYRVSKANAFVLSSEYETFGVVLAEALALGKPVIATRCGGPESIVTAEVGFLVEKNSVNKLSQAMISLFERKDQFVARRIRKYCEINYSEESVIQRLGRIYQEALLLPEDQDDKK, from the coding sequence ATGGAGCCTAGGGAAGATCGTCACTCCAACAAACGAACTCACGTTCTTGTGCTGCCTTCATGGTATCCCTCCTGCATTGGAGATATCAACGGGAGCTTTTTCAGAGAGCAAGCTCTGTCGTTGAGCAAAAGAGGCTATCAAGTTGGTGTTATTTATCCGCAGGTACAGCCGTTATGGAAGTGGAAAGAAGCGATAACAGTTAAGTATGGTTTCGAGTGCAGCGACGATGGGGGTGTTAAAACGTATCGATGGCGCTTCCTGAACTATACTCCAAGAGTACATTCCATAAATAAAAGAAAATATGTCAACGCAGGGCTTAAACTATTTGACAAGTACGTGCAGGAAAATGGCTGTCCTGACATCTTGCACGTGCACTCGCTGATAAACGCGGGTTTTCTAGCATACGCAATTCATAAAAAGTACAATGTCCCATATGTGGTTACTGAACATAGTACGGCCTTTGCTAGAAATCTTGTTGGCGCTAGGACAAAAAAAGACTTGGGGAAGATTGTAGAAGTATCGAAAAAAAACATAGCAGTTAGTAATGAGTTTAAAAGCTTGCTAGAACGTGAGTTGGCGCACTCTGAATGGGTGTCTGTTCCCAATATTGTAGCGGATGACTTCTTAGCAAGCCCAATGAACGAGGAAACTTCGTCTGATTTCAAGTTTATAAACGTATGTTTTTTAACAGAAAAGAAAAAAGTTGATATTTTAATCAGAGCTTTTTCAAAATCGTTTAAAAAAAACAAGAACATTAAGCTTGAAATTGGCGGAGACGGCCCCTGCCTTCCGGAGCTAAAGAAGTTAGCCGAGCAGGAGGGGATTGCCGATCAAGTAAGCTTTCTCGGAATGTTGCAGCGTCATGAAGTACTATATCGGGTCTCAAAAGCAAACGCTTTCGTTCTGTCCAGTGAATATGAAACATTTGGGGTTGTACTTGCTGAAGCTTTAGCGCTGGGCAAACCCGTTATCGCTACACGTTGTGGCGGGCCGGAATCTATAGTTACGGCAGAAGTCGGTTTTCTTGTTGAGAAGAATTCTGTTAACAAGTTGTCGCAAGCGATGATTAGTTTATTTGAAAGAAAAGACCAGTTCGTTGCGCGGCGTATAAGAAAATACTGCGAGATTAATTATAGTGAAGAAAGCGTTATCCAAAGGTTAGGAAGAATTTATCAAGAAGCATTGCTATTGCCCGAAGACCAAGATGACAAAAAATAA
- a CDS encoding lipopolysaccharide biosynthesis protein — protein sequence MTKNKIIAYAMGPISSAVIGLITLPIITWFYSVDDVGRISMLQLVASLAVLLFCLGLDQAYVREYHEIKNKPQLFKITFLPGLVSLGLVIILLIAIRPELISELLYGIDSVFLGMISLACFMLAFVIRFLSLILRMQERALAYSMSQLLSKMLFLLLILSFVWMGTDKDIYSLIAAHVLSVLVVFVVFGWNTREEWRSSIFTKIDKSLLRKHMAFGFPLIIGGLASWGLTFMDKLFLRGMATFAELGVYSVAMSVAGVATVLSGVFNTIWAPMVFKWIGEDDQVQIDKIDDISEHLLAAIFFIIVLSGCFSWLLPFFLPKEYSATQFLITACLLGPLLYTLSETTAIGITIARRTSFSMLASIGAMLMNVLGNYLLVPSMGAAGAAISTAVAFSVFYVLRTEFSRLVWRKIPRFKSYLVLLYMLLATLGSLVMQNASATVAIWLAILVSGGFIFRPSIVLALRYIRHGAHNG from the coding sequence ATGACAAAAAATAAAATCATTGCTTATGCTATGGGGCCGATTAGTTCTGCTGTGATAGGCCTGATTACCCTGCCCATAATTACTTGGTTTTATTCAGTAGACGACGTAGGTCGTATTTCCATGTTGCAATTGGTAGCTAGCCTCGCCGTGCTGCTTTTCTGCCTCGGATTGGATCAGGCCTATGTTCGAGAATATCACGAGATCAAAAATAAGCCGCAGCTATTTAAAATAACGTTTTTGCCGGGTCTTGTTTCATTGGGGTTGGTTATTATCCTTTTGATTGCTATAAGGCCTGAACTAATATCCGAACTACTTTATGGTATAGATAGTGTTTTTTTGGGAATGATTAGCCTTGCATGTTTTATGCTCGCGTTTGTAATACGTTTCCTATCGTTAATTTTAAGAATGCAAGAGCGTGCGCTGGCTTATTCAATGAGTCAACTGCTTTCTAAAATGTTATTCCTCCTTTTGATTTTAAGCTTTGTCTGGATGGGTACGGATAAAGATATCTATTCGTTAATAGCAGCACATGTGCTGTCTGTTTTAGTGGTTTTTGTTGTTTTTGGATGGAATACCCGAGAAGAGTGGCGCTCCTCTATTTTTACTAAAATAGATAAGAGTCTTTTGCGAAAGCATATGGCTTTTGGTTTTCCATTAATTATTGGAGGGCTTGCATCCTGGGGTTTGACGTTTATGGATAAGCTGTTCCTTCGCGGTATGGCGACATTTGCGGAGTTGGGTGTTTATTCCGTTGCTATGAGTGTCGCTGGCGTCGCTACGGTATTGTCAGGAGTTTTTAACACCATTTGGGCCCCTATGGTATTTAAATGGATCGGCGAAGACGATCAAGTTCAGATAGATAAGATTGACGATATATCCGAGCATTTGCTGGCAGCAATCTTCTTTATTATCGTTTTGTCAGGCTGCTTTTCTTGGTTGCTACCATTTTTTCTTCCAAAGGAATATTCGGCAACCCAATTTTTAATAACGGCTTGTTTGTTAGGCCCGTTGTTATATACGCTTTCAGAAACTACAGCGATTGGTATAACAATAGCCCGTAGAACCAGCTTTTCTATGCTGGCATCAATAGGTGCGATGCTAATGAATGTCCTCGGAAACTATCTTCTTGTACCGAGCATGGGAGCGGCAGGTGCGGCAATATCCACCGCTGTTGCTTTTAGCGTCTTTTATGTATTAAGAACAGAATTTTCGCGCTTGGTTTGGCGTAAAATCCCTAGGTTTAAAAGCTATCTTGTACTGCTTTACATGCTGCTAGCCACATTGGGTAGCTTGGTTATGCAAAATGCAAGTGCTACTGTCGCTATCTGGTTAGCCATTTTGGTGAGTGGCGGATTTATCTTCCGCCCATCTATTGTCTTGGCTTTAAGGTATATAAGGCATGGAGCGCATAATGGCTGA
- the wzy gene encoding O-antigen polysaccharide polymerase Wzy, translating to MQYMEVRHLSYVVFLSLAYVFLTFVMSGYRAASVTILFFISLVVFIYGRYIAFLLSPEVDIFVVDYFADYQLDETDSARLTFMVLIFLFSFFYGVLLASGCDHSKFAKPHSVPKLSRFLSPVFLVLTLVICAVNIYTGYLEYRLVSSEGYLSLYSFQGEAYSGGKFYSTLFYVIFGISYSYSLKREKTIMIISLAIVGVLSLLAGQRSGFVMALLALVWAYGVRSRLSWVAVFGLLFLCFISMVFLGSLSARNLGVEVDQGFFTFVSGFLYNQGISLMVFDVSMNISDYPIFALLQSFFPGISKVGSLFFDLKMQDVSYADYLAYTLNPEMYIKGQGLGWSLPSTFYVWSFGNLILFVALSMGFGYLLRLIDVKSFERPFFLGLCACLISSLVILPRSQFSNVIPLAFYFGVFYTLFFGLNSCLRFIRFRFSEE from the coding sequence ATGCAATATATGGAGGTTCGTCATCTTTCATATGTTGTCTTTCTGTCTCTTGCATACGTCTTTTTAACTTTTGTTATGTCTGGGTATCGCGCGGCGTCCGTCACAATATTGTTTTTTATTTCTTTGGTCGTCTTTATATATGGGCGATATATTGCTTTCCTCCTCTCCCCTGAGGTGGATATATTTGTGGTTGATTACTTTGCCGATTATCAGCTAGATGAAACTGATTCGGCACGGCTAACTTTTATGGTTCTAATTTTTTTGTTCTCTTTTTTTTATGGGGTGCTTTTGGCTAGTGGATGCGATCATTCCAAATTCGCCAAACCCCATAGTGTTCCTAAGTTAAGTAGATTCCTCTCCCCGGTTTTTCTTGTTCTTACCTTAGTTATTTGTGCCGTTAATATATATACGGGATATTTGGAGTACAGGTTAGTATCGAGTGAAGGTTATTTGTCGTTGTACTCTTTTCAGGGTGAAGCTTATTCCGGTGGTAAGTTTTATTCCACTTTGTTTTATGTAATATTTGGAATTAGCTATAGTTATTCGTTGAAGCGGGAAAAAACCATAATGATTATTTCCTTAGCTATTGTGGGCGTGCTTTCGTTGCTGGCAGGCCAAAGAAGTGGTTTTGTAATGGCTTTGCTTGCTCTTGTCTGGGCGTATGGGGTTAGAAGCCGTCTAAGTTGGGTTGCTGTTTTTGGTCTTCTTTTTTTGTGCTTCATCAGCATGGTTTTTTTGGGATCGTTAAGCGCCAGAAATTTGGGAGTAGAAGTTGATCAAGGTTTTTTTACTTTTGTATCTGGTTTTTTATACAATCAGGGCATCTCTCTAATGGTTTTTGATGTTTCAATGAATATCTCGGATTACCCTATTTTTGCCTTGTTACAGAGCTTTTTCCCTGGAATATCGAAGGTTGGTTCGCTATTTTTTGACTTAAAGATGCAAGATGTAAGTTATGCAGACTATTTAGCTTATACTCTAAATCCTGAGATGTATATCAAGGGGCAAGGCTTGGGGTGGAGTTTGCCAAGTACATTCTATGTATGGTCTTTCGGTAATTTGATTTTATTCGTCGCGTTGTCAATGGGCTTTGGTTACTTGCTAAGATTGATAGATGTTAAGTCTTTTGAACGTCCATTTTTCCTTGGGCTTTGCGCTTGTTTAATATCTTCTTTGGTTATCTTACCTCGGAGCCAGTTTTCCAATGTTATTCCGTTGGCGTTTTATTTTGGCGTTTTTTATACTCTATTTTTCGGTTTGAATAGCTGCTTAAGGTTTATTAGATTTAGATTTTCGGAGGAATGA
- a CDS encoding glycosyltransferase family 2 protein, which translates to MQVSILMPVYNEKLYLSEAVESVARQTKDLSLEVICVDDCSTDDTWGLMVELQKKYSFLKCYKNDKKGKNNAFNYAYQKSCGAVIILLAGDDKLVEETLHLRIEPVIMANEASISLSKYKTFSKVAYLNGMVVPKKSELGSLSGGTIAFNRRFADLIFPIPPVLSNEDMWINCHVKYNSDVRIVHVPVVALLYRLHENNSLKRNVSFNEKNRMISTRSIVYSVFLEKYRCFLPDQERECLARLAALETLRANRSLISILFFKNVALLDRIRALVYASPLLHWIHMRMQKWTAGN; encoded by the coding sequence ATGCAAGTCTCCATATTGATGCCCGTTTATAATGAAAAGTTATATTTGTCAGAGGCGGTTGAAAGCGTTGCAAGGCAAACAAAAGATTTATCTTTAGAGGTAATTTGTGTTGACGATTGTTCAACCGATGATACTTGGGGTTTAATGGTTGAGCTTCAAAAAAAATATAGCTTTCTAAAGTGTTATAAGAATGATAAAAAAGGAAAGAATAACGCGTTTAACTATGCTTATCAGAAATCATGTGGGGCAGTGATAATTCTTCTTGCTGGCGACGATAAGCTAGTTGAAGAAACTCTACATCTTCGGATTGAGCCTGTAATTATGGCGAACGAAGCTTCTATAAGCTTGAGTAAGTATAAAACCTTTTCAAAGGTCGCTTATTTAAACGGTATGGTCGTGCCAAAAAAATCAGAGCTTGGCTCTTTGTCTGGGGGCACAATTGCGTTTAATAGGCGATTTGCTGATTTAATATTTCCAATTCCTCCCGTCCTTAGTAATGAGGATATGTGGATAAATTGTCATGTTAAATATAACAGCGATGTAAGGATTGTGCATGTTCCTGTTGTGGCTTTGTTGTATCGATTGCATGAGAATAATTCTCTAAAAAGAAATGTAAGTTTTAATGAAAAAAATAGGATGATATCTACGAGGTCAATCGTATACAGCGTTTTTTTGGAGAAATATCGTTGTTTTTTGCCTGACCAAGAGCGAGAGTGTTTGGCTAGGCTTGCTGCTTTGGAAACCCTAAGAGCTAATAGGTCGTTAATAAGTATTTTGTTTTTTAAAAATGTGGCATTGCTTGATCGGATAAGAGCTCTAGTCTATGCGTCTCCCTTGTTGCATTGGATACATATGCGTATGCAAAAATGGACCGCTGGAAACTAG
- a CDS encoding glycosyltransferase, with amino-acid sequence MKLALISQNCSPGLLIFRKDFIRYMVASGYEVYCFAIDYTAETKALVEQLGAIPVDYALSKAGLNPFQDLCNMLAYKLTDSLADISTNVSVNAVKEFERRNAVREGRMIPVLNGVDVSRFVVDLEARDRLRNEYSVSDKRLLIAVGRLFEEKDYPTLLDAFSFVLRTEKDVCLWIVGGGHLEQKLLTLSDKLNLTGNVQFLGVRHDIPQLMNAADIFVLSSAWEGFGLVVAEAMATERVVVATDCGGVAEVVGNAGYLVPPGNAEKLGEALTLALSLTEEQAIALGAKARKRIIEKYSLDAILYDWLEIYNDPQAALERGFSALGSDSHGGDL; translated from the coding sequence ATGAAACTCGCTTTGATCTCGCAAAATTGCTCTCCCGGTCTTTTGATATTTCGTAAAGATTTCATAAGATATATGGTTGCGAGTGGATATGAGGTTTATTGTTTTGCTATTGATTATACTGCGGAGACGAAAGCTTTAGTCGAGCAGCTAGGTGCTATCCCTGTTGATTATGCCTTAAGCAAGGCGGGTCTGAATCCCTTTCAGGACCTATGTAATATGTTAGCCTATAAGCTAACAGATTCGCTTGCAGATATTTCAACGAATGTAAGTGTCAACGCTGTTAAAGAATTTGAACGAAGAAATGCGGTACGAGAAGGTCGCATGATTCCAGTTCTAAACGGTGTTGATGTATCAAGATTTGTAGTTGATCTTGAGGCGCGCGATAGACTAAGAAACGAATATTCAGTTTCAGATAAGAGGCTTCTGATTGCGGTAGGTCGATTATTTGAGGAAAAGGATTACCCGACTCTCTTGGATGCTTTTTCTTTTGTTTTAAGGACGGAAAAAGACGTCTGTTTATGGATTGTAGGAGGGGGGCACCTTGAGCAAAAATTGTTAACGTTATCCGATAAGTTAAATTTGACCGGAAATGTTCAATTTTTGGGCGTCCGACACGATATTCCTCAGTTGATGAATGCAGCTGATATTTTCGTTCTTTCATCAGCCTGGGAAGGCTTTGGGTTAGTCGTGGCGGAGGCAATGGCAACCGAAAGGGTTGTTGTTGCGACTGACTGTGGAGGGGTTGCAGAGGTAGTCGGTAATGCTGGCTATCTTGTCCCCCCAGGAAACGCTGAAAAGCTTGGTGAAGCTTTGACGCTGGCTCTTTCGCTTACCGAAGAGCAGGCTATTGCTCTCGGAGCTAAAGCTCGAAAGAGGATCATCGAAAAATACAGCTTAGACGCGATCCTATATGACTGGTTGGAAATATATAATGATCCTCAGGCAGCGTTGGAAAGGGGTTTCTCCGCTCTTGGCTCAGACAGTCATGGGGGCGATTTGTAA
- a CDS encoding glycosyltransferase family 4 protein, producing the protein MDDKKLLIVTTVPETFLTILDGQSGFLNKHFSVSLATSPTQGFEQLKSCEGVPVYPLLMKRGISPFRDVHSLLLMILLIRRLRPDVVHSYTPKAGLISMLAARLCSVPTRVHTFTGLIFPTRVGISQRILISIDRLICSCATKIVPESNGVKKDLVKFAVTNKELNVIGNGNIAGVDVGYFNRGAVGVSSAANVMRNALNISSSDFVFCYVGRLNKDKGVAELVKAFASQPDNARLIIVGGLDESAPVSSETLRIIEADKRIHMLGFQVDVRPILYLADILVLPSYREGFPNVILQAGAMELPVIASDISGCNEVIESFKNGWLIPPKDIVALAEAMQVAINTPRNIREHMGAFARNIIENKFERRAHWNRMLGFYKEQIEL; encoded by the coding sequence ATGGATGATAAAAAGCTTCTTATTGTCACAACTGTTCCTGAAACCTTTTTGACAATATTAGATGGCCAGTCTGGCTTCCTCAATAAACATTTTTCAGTTTCTTTAGCTACCTCCCCAACACAAGGATTTGAGCAGCTTAAGAGTTGTGAGGGGGTTCCGGTATATCCGTTACTCATGAAAAGAGGAATAAGCCCATTTCGTGATGTTCACTCGCTGCTATTGATGATTTTGTTAATAAGGCGTTTGCGGCCTGATGTGGTTCATTCTTATACTCCTAAGGCTGGTTTGATTTCCATGCTAGCAGCTAGGTTATGTTCGGTTCCCACTAGGGTGCATACATTTACCGGCTTAATATTTCCTACAAGGGTGGGGATTAGTCAGCGGATCCTTATTAGTATTGATCGACTTATTTGTAGCTGCGCTACGAAGATCGTGCCTGAGAGCAACGGCGTGAAAAAAGATCTCGTAAAGTTCGCTGTTACGAATAAAGAGTTGAATGTTATCGGTAATGGAAATATAGCAGGGGTGGATGTAGGCTATTTTAATAGGGGCGCCGTAGGTGTTAGTTCTGCCGCGAATGTTATGCGTAATGCGTTAAATATTTCATCAAGTGATTTTGTTTTTTGCTATGTAGGGCGATTGAACAAGGATAAGGGCGTAGCAGAGCTGGTTAAGGCTTTTGCCAGTCAGCCTGATAATGCTAGGTTGATTATTGTGGGTGGGTTGGATGAAAGCGCGCCAGTTTCAAGTGAGACGCTCAGGATCATAGAAGCTGATAAGCGCATCCATATGCTTGGGTTCCAGGTTGACGTTCGGCCAATATTGTATTTGGCCGATATTTTAGTTTTACCTAGCTATCGCGAGGGATTTCCGAATGTTATCTTACAGGCGGGGGCGATGGAACTTCCAGTTATTGCTTCAGACATAAGCGGATGTAATGAGGTTATTGAGTCTTTTAAAAACGGTTGGCTCATTCCTCCGAAAGATATAGTGGCTTTGGCTGAAGCTATGCAGGTCGCTATTAATACTCCGCGGAATATAAGGGAGCACATGGGGGCTTTTGCTCGTAACATTATAGAAAATAAATTTGAGCGACGTGCTCACTGGAATCGTATGCTTGGCTTTTATAAAGAGCAAATAGAGCTATGA
- a CDS encoding sugar transferase, with protein MKRILDILASSVALVFFGPVILAIAWQVRHRLGSPVLFRQLRPGLNGKPFEMIKFRTMRDALDAAGNPLPDSERMTPFGSFLRSSSLDELPELWNVLKGDMSLVGPRPLLMEYLPLYSPEQFRRHEVRPGVTGWAQINGRNALSWEEKFKLDVWYVDNQSLWLDLKIIFRTIKKVIVRDGISAAGEATMPKFTGRK; from the coding sequence ATGAAACGCATATTGGATATACTTGCTTCTAGTGTTGCGCTTGTGTTCTTTGGTCCAGTAATATTAGCCATTGCGTGGCAGGTACGGCATAGACTAGGTTCCCCTGTTTTATTTCGTCAACTTCGGCCTGGGCTCAATGGGAAGCCATTTGAGATGATCAAGTTTCGGACCATGCGTGATGCGCTGGATGCAGCGGGTAATCCATTGCCGGACTCTGAGCGCATGACGCCGTTTGGTAGCTTCCTTCGCTCCAGTAGCCTTGACGAATTACCCGAACTTTGGAACGTTCTCAAAGGTGATATGAGCCTGGTGGGGCCTCGCCCGCTGCTGATGGAGTATTTGCCGCTTTATAGCCCTGAGCAGTTTAGAAGGCATGAGGTGCGTCCAGGCGTTACTGGCTGGGCGCAAATTAACGGCCGTAACGCGCTGAGCTGGGAAGAAAAGTTCAAGCTGGATGTCTGGTATGTCGACAACCAGTCGTTATGGCTTGATTTGAAGATCATCTTTCGGACAATCAAGAAAGTTATCGTCCGGGATGGCATCAGTGCGGCTGGTGAGGCGACAATGCCAAAGTTTACAGGTCGCAAATGA
- a CDS encoding acetyltransferase, translated as MKMLAVLGASGHGRVVADTAECCGWETIVFFDDAWPELQNNGVWPVVGNTAALMERLADFDGVLVAIGSNRTRSAKLHELELAGGRLATLIHPSATVSRYAEVAEGTVVLAGVVVNAGVNIKRGVILNTGCSVDHDCVLGSAVHISPGARLAGGVCIGDESWIGIGASVRQQISIGRNVVVGAGSAVVSNIPNDVTVVGVPARRLR; from the coding sequence ATGAAGATGCTTGCGGTTTTGGGCGCCAGCGGTCATGGACGGGTCGTTGCGGATACCGCTGAGTGCTGTGGTTGGGAAACTATCGTTTTTTTCGACGATGCGTGGCCTGAGTTGCAAAACAATGGAGTTTGGCCGGTTGTGGGTAATACGGCTGCTCTCATGGAGCGACTGGCGGATTTTGATGGGGTGCTGGTTGCTATCGGAAGCAACCGAACACGCTCCGCAAAATTGCATGAACTGGAGTTGGCGGGTGGTCGTTTAGCGACGCTGATTCATCCCTCTGCCACTGTTAGCCGTTACGCCGAAGTTGCTGAGGGCACAGTCGTGTTGGCTGGTGTGGTAGTCAATGCGGGAGTGAATATAAAGCGAGGCGTCATTCTCAATACTGGATGCAGTGTCGATCATGATTGTGTGTTAGGTAGCGCTGTGCATATCAGTCCAGGTGCTCGGCTTGCCGGGGGCGTCTGTATAGGGGACGAAAGCTGGATAGGGATCGGTGCTAGCGTGCGCCAGCAGATATCTATTGGGCGTAATGTGGTTGTGGGGGCGGGCTCGGCAGTTGTCAGCAATATTCCTAATGACGTGACGGTCGTCGGTGTGCCGGCGAGAAGACTGAGGTAA
- a CDS encoding DegT/DnrJ/EryC1/StrS family aminotransferase, translated as MLNTPFAPWPSFTEEEANSVRDVILSNKVNYWTGRECREFEKEFASWAGTEFAIAMANGTVALDVALQALGIGTGDEVVVTPRTFLASVSSIVNAGAVPVFAEVDRDSQNITAETIRAVLTPRTRAVICVHLAGWPCDMDPIMALADEHGLKVIEDCAQAHGARYKGRSVGSIGHVGAWSFCQDKIMTTGGEGGMVTTNDRVLWSKMWSIKDHGKSWEAVYEREHAPGFRWLHESFGTNWRMMETQAVIGRIQLRRMADWHAARLANCGRIWSTAKALPGLRVPEAPQDLVHAGYKCYVFVEPDELAMGWSRDRILEEVASKGIPCLSGSCSEVYLEKAFDGTGWRPAERMEVARELGETSLMFLVHPTLTAAEIDKTCSVLKQVMVAATNKVV; from the coding sequence ATGCTTAACACTCCGTTCGCTCCCTGGCCGAGCTTCACCGAAGAAGAAGCCAACTCGGTCCGCGACGTCATCCTTTCTAATAAGGTCAACTATTGGACCGGACGGGAATGTCGTGAATTCGAGAAGGAATTTGCATCATGGGCTGGTACCGAGTTTGCCATCGCCATGGCCAACGGTACTGTTGCGCTGGACGTGGCACTGCAGGCGTTAGGTATTGGGACGGGTGACGAGGTTGTCGTTACACCGCGCACATTCCTTGCCTCGGTTTCCAGCATCGTTAACGCGGGTGCGGTTCCGGTGTTTGCGGAGGTTGATCGAGACTCGCAGAACATCACTGCTGAAACGATCCGTGCGGTGCTCACACCACGAACGCGCGCGGTGATCTGCGTGCATCTGGCCGGTTGGCCTTGTGACATGGACCCGATCATGGCGCTAGCCGACGAGCACGGCCTGAAGGTGATCGAGGATTGTGCGCAGGCTCATGGCGCACGGTACAAGGGACGGTCGGTGGGCTCCATTGGCCATGTCGGCGCTTGGTCGTTCTGCCAGGACAAGATCATGACCACAGGTGGCGAAGGTGGGATGGTCACAACCAATGACCGTGTCCTGTGGTCGAAAATGTGGTCAATAAAGGATCACGGAAAAAGCTGGGAGGCTGTCTATGAGCGCGAACATGCGCCGGGCTTCCGTTGGCTCCATGAGAGCTTTGGCACCAATTGGCGAATGATGGAAACACAGGCGGTCATAGGTCGTATTCAGCTGCGCCGGATGGCTGACTGGCACGCTGCGCGCTTGGCCAATTGCGGGCGTATCTGGAGCACTGCCAAGGCGCTACCGGGGCTACGTGTACCTGAGGCGCCTCAAGATCTCGTTCACGCAGGCTACAAATGTTATGTATTCGTTGAGCCCGACGAACTGGCCATGGGTTGGAGCAGGGATCGGATCCTTGAGGAAGTAGCATCTAAGGGCATTCCATGCTTATCCGGATCGTGTTCCGAGGTGTATCTGGAGAAAGCGTTTGACGGCACGGGTTGGCGCCCTGCTGAACGTATGGAGGTTGCCCGCGAGTTGGGTGAGACTAGCTTGATGTTTTTGGTGCACCCAACGCTGACCGCAGCCGAGATTGACAAAACCTGTTCTGTGCTCAAGCAGGTGATGGTGGCCGCTACGAACAAGGTTGTTTGA